In a genomic window of Acidobacteriota bacterium:
- the leuB gene encoding 3-isopropylmalate dehydrogenase: MNRSLVLLPGDGIGPEVVAAAGVVLQAVCRKFSHQIDTRSFDIGGAALRAGLPVYPDQTRAACTAGDAVLLGAVGDPAFDHLPREQKIETGLLALRSSMGVYANLRPARAWAGLEDAISFKPERTAGTDLIIVRELLGGLYFGEPRAIEADGQSAYNTMRYSVAEVQRVARVAFQIARMRRKRLLSVDKANVLETSQLWRRTVTALAAEYQDVALEHQYVDAFAMNLALDPTRYDVVLTENLFGDILSDEAGAISGSLGLLPSASLGDGGALYEPVHGSAPTLAGRDVANPAGAIGSLALVFRHSWQCEDEARAIETALASTISEGHRTADLVRAGQPATSCSAFAQLVADRIG; the protein is encoded by the coding sequence ATGAATCGTTCGCTCGTGCTGCTTCCCGGAGACGGTATCGGCCCGGAGGTGGTGGCGGCGGCTGGAGTCGTGCTCCAGGCCGTGTGCCGGAAGTTCTCGCACCAGATCGACACACGGTCGTTCGACATCGGCGGCGCGGCGCTTCGCGCGGGCCTGCCCGTGTATCCCGACCAGACGCGCGCGGCGTGTACGGCTGGCGATGCTGTGCTGCTCGGCGCCGTTGGCGATCCCGCGTTCGATCACCTGCCGCGCGAGCAGAAGATCGAGACGGGCCTGCTGGCGCTGCGCTCGTCGATGGGCGTGTACGCGAACCTGCGGCCCGCGCGTGCGTGGGCGGGTCTCGAAGACGCGATCTCGTTCAAGCCGGAGCGCACCGCGGGCACCGATCTGATCATCGTGCGCGAGCTGCTCGGCGGTCTCTACTTCGGCGAGCCGAGAGCGATCGAGGCAGACGGGCAGTCGGCATACAACACGATGCGGTACTCGGTGGCCGAGGTGCAGCGGGTGGCGCGCGTGGCGTTCCAGATCGCGCGGATGCGCCGCAAGCGGCTGCTGTCTGTGGACAAGGCGAACGTGCTCGAGACGTCGCAGTTGTGGCGGCGGACGGTGACCGCGCTGGCGGCGGAGTATCAGGACGTGGCGCTGGAGCACCAGTACGTCGACGCGTTCGCGATGAACCTCGCGCTCGATCCCACGCGCTACGACGTGGTGCTCACCGAGAACCTGTTCGGCGACATCCTGTCGGACGAAGCGGGCGCGATCAGCGGATCGCTGGGTCTCCTGCCGTCGGCGAGTCTTGGCGATGGCGGTGCGTTGTACGAGCCCGTGCACGGATCGGCGCCGACGCTTGCAGGTCGCGACGTGGCCAATCCCGCAGGCGCGATCGGCTCGCTCGCTCTGGTGTTCCGTCACAGCTGGCAGTGCGAGGACGAAGCCCGCGCGATCGAGACGGCCTTGGCGAGCACGATCAGCGAGGGCCACCGCACGGCCGACCTCGTGCGCGCCGGCCAGCCCGCCACATCGTGCTCGGCCTTCGCCCAGCTCGTCGCCGACCGCATCGGTTAG
- a CDS encoding 2-isopropylmalate synthase, which translates to MATDVRVFDTTLRDGEQAPGFSLRVPEKLVLAHRLASLGVDLIEAGFPIASIDDAEAVRQVAQEVQGPTIAALARCTTADIECAGKAIAPARKGRIHTFIATSDLHLERKLRISRDQCLETAVKAVTLARQFTDDVQFSAEDATRSDMTFLAQVIEAVVAAGATTINLPDTVGYSTPDEIREFFASIIAAVRGSEHVIFSTHCHDDLGLAVANSIAALHGGARQVECTINGIGERAGNAALEEIVMITKVRQDRAPFTTRVEARELYGVSQLLTELTGEAVQANKAIVGRNAFAHESGIHQDGMLKDRRTYEIMSPDSVGVPKTTLVLGKHSGRHAVQQKCEALGFTFGKRELDQVYRQMVALADTQKHVSDEELAAIAAQVRAESAHVPTPVGYGHGV; encoded by the coding sequence ATGGCTACCGACGTCCGCGTCTTCGATACCACTCTTCGTGATGGCGAGCAGGCACCCGGGTTCTCGCTCCGTGTGCCGGAGAAGCTGGTGCTCGCACACCGGCTCGCGTCGCTCGGCGTGGATCTCATCGAGGCCGGGTTCCCCATCGCCTCGATAGACGATGCAGAGGCGGTGAGGCAGGTTGCGCAAGAGGTGCAAGGCCCCACGATTGCCGCCCTCGCACGCTGTACCACGGCAGACATCGAGTGCGCGGGCAAGGCGATCGCTCCCGCTCGCAAGGGCCGCATCCACACCTTCATCGCCACGTCCGACCTTCATCTCGAACGCAAGCTCCGCATCTCGCGCGACCAGTGTCTCGAGACCGCCGTCAAGGCCGTCACCCTCGCCAGGCAGTTCACAGACGACGTGCAGTTCTCGGCCGAGGACGCCACGCGCAGCGACATGACGTTCCTGGCGCAGGTGATCGAAGCCGTCGTTGCCGCCGGCGCGACGACGATCAACCTGCCCGACACGGTGGGGTACTCGACACCTGACGAGATCCGCGAGTTCTTCGCATCGATCATCGCGGCCGTGCGCGGCAGCGAGCACGTGATCTTCAGCACGCATTGCCACGACGACCTCGGACTTGCGGTGGCCAACAGCATTGCGGCGCTGCACGGTGGCGCGCGTCAGGTCGAGTGCACGATCAACGGCATCGGCGAACGCGCCGGCAATGCCGCGCTCGAGGAAATCGTGATGATCACGAAGGTGCGCCAGGATCGCGCTCCCTTCACCACCCGTGTCGAAGCGCGTGAGCTGTATGGCGTGAGTCAGCTGCTCACCGAGCTCACGGGTGAAGCCGTCCAGGCCAACAAGGCCATCGTCGGGCGCAACGCGTTCGCGCACGAGTCGGGCATCCATCAGGACGGCATGCTGAAGGACCGCCGCACGTACGAGATCATGTCGCCAGACAGCGTTGGCGTGCCGAAGACGACGCTGGTGCTCGGCAAGCATTCAGGGCGTCACGCGGTGCAGCAGAAGTGCGAAGCGCTCGGCTTCACGTTCGGCAAGCGCGAACTGGATCAGGTGTATCGCCAGATGGTGGCGCTGGCAGACACGCAGAAGCACGTGTCGGACGAGGAGCTGGCGGCCATCGCCGCGCAGGTGCGCGCCGAGAGCGCGCACGTGCCCACGCCGGTCGGTTACGGACACGGCGTGTAG
- the greB gene encoding transcription elongation factor GreB: MADEIKNYISPGGFRRLQDELAHLWKTERPSVVTTVAWAAGNGDRSENGDYIYGKKRLREIDRRIRQITRSLDNAVVVDNSGKGLDRVLFGATVTFIGASDRERTVTIVGMDELDAGDTRISWRSPLARALLKARVGDTVVVRAPRGDEELEVVEIRYDPLTS; encoded by the coding sequence ATGGCTGACGAGATCAAGAACTACATCTCACCGGGCGGGTTCCGTCGCCTTCAGGATGAGTTGGCCCATCTCTGGAAGACGGAGCGGCCGTCCGTCGTGACGACTGTCGCCTGGGCGGCGGGCAATGGCGACAGGTCGGAGAACGGCGACTACATCTACGGCAAGAAGCGACTGCGCGAGATCGACAGACGCATCAGGCAGATCACGCGCAGTCTCGACAACGCAGTAGTGGTCGACAACAGCGGCAAGGGCCTCGACCGCGTGCTCTTCGGCGCGACGGTGACGTTCATCGGCGCGAGCGATCGCGAGCGCACCGTGACCATCGTCGGCATGGACGAACTCGACGCGGGAGACACGCGCATCTCGTGGCGGTCTCCGCTCGCGCGGGCGCTCCTCAAGGCGCGTGTCGGCGACACGGTCGTCGTGCGCGCGCCTCGAGGTGATGAAGAACTGGAGGTCGTCGAGATCCGATACGACCCGCTTACCAGCTGA